Part of the Polaribacter sp. Hel1_33_78 genome is shown below.
ATTGTTGATAAGCTTGAAGTTTTATTTAGTGATATTGAAAAAGCATTTAAATCTGAGTCATTTGAAGAAATTGGAGTTATCTTGAATGAAAAGAAAATGGTTTATAATTTATTAAATGAAAAAATCGAAAAACAGATTGAACGAACTCGTTCAGAAGAATCAAGTCCAAAAAACACAACTTTACACTTTGGGTTGCTTCTAGAAACGAAAGATTTAGTTGATGCAACTATGAATCTTTTAGAAGAGTATCATAACTCTTTTGATAGTTCAATTGAGCCTGCTACGATTAGCGTTTCAAAAGAAAATAAATAACACAATAATTGTAAAAACAAAAAATCATGAATTAGCTTTCATGGTTTTTTGTTTTTACAATTATATTTTATCTAAAACCAAAATCCTAAATTAAACAACAAGTAATTTTTATTTGTGTCTGGAGACCAACTATATTTAATTTCGACTGGGCCAATTAAACTATTATAACTGTAACCAAAAGCGTAGCCAGATTTAATGTCTGTAAAATCATCCATGTTTTTAAAAACATTGCTGTCTAAACGGCCATAATTGGCAATAAAAGTTACGTAATTATTGTCTGAAAGAGCATATTTGAAGCTTAATTCTGATTTAAAAAAAGAAGTCTCAGATAATTCTGCAAAATCATAACCATAAAAAGATATAAAAGTGTTTATGTAATTTTTGTTGTAACCACCTAAATAAAAATCAAAGACATCTGATGGTGTTTTGTTTAATGTAAAACCGGCTTCATTTGTTACTTGAAATGTAAGTTTATCTCCAAAACTTGTTGCAAAACCTAAAGTTCCTTTTCCTTGTAAAAAGGGTGTAAACTCTTCATTAGATCCTGACGATGCTCCGTACCACTTTGCATTTAAGTCTGCATGATATCCTTTTGTAGGAAAAATCTTATCATCATAAGTGTCTAACTTTAAATATCCAAAAGCGTTAAAATAATTACTATTATCAAAAATAGTTGCCTCATTGTTCGATGTGTATGTTTCTGTAGTTGCTTTTATATGCTTATGTTCCAATCCAAAACCCAAAGCAAACTTTCTATCGAAAGTAGTTTGCACAAAAAACTGATTTGTATTGTCTTTATATTCTAAGTTAATATTACCGACATTCGGAACCGCAGAAACTATGGAGTTAAATTTAGAATTTGCTCTAAAATGATTATACCTAGATCTTATACCGTAACTTAAATAAAAGCCATTGTCTACAAAATAATTTAGATTATATCTTAAATTATCTCCCAAAATCAAGTCTAAAGAAAATAAATCATTATTTACTAATAAATGCTTTTGACTGTAGTTCGCCAAAATTCCAGATTTATATAAAGCATCATAATGAATCCCTAACTTTAGATTCGCATTTTCTTTAGATTCTATTAAAAAAAAGTTTAGTTTATAAGAATTATCTTCCTTTTTAATAAAATTATACCGTATTCTATCATAATTTTTTGTTGCAGATAGCAAATAAATTCTTTTCGTAATTTCCTTTCTAGAAACGCTATCCCCTGCTCTAATTTTTAATTTACCTAAAACAAACGCTCTCGTATAATTTTTAAAACCCTTAACATCAATTTCGGAAACAAAATGTTTTTTATTAACGAGTTCTATCTTTTTCCTCTTCTTTTTTTGCTTTTGTTTTACCCCTATTGCTTTAAAAACGGTAGTAAATTTTGCTGCTTCTTCTATTCCATATTGCAGAATTTCTACTTTTTTATCAAAATCTACTACCTTATACTTAGACACTTTTGGATGAATATAAACATCTAACCTTTCTTTTTCCCTTTTGGTTACATCGTACATTTTATAACTACTAATCTGACTCATAATAGAAATAACAGAGTTGAGTTCTTCCTTTTGATACAGTTTTCCTTCTACATCCACACCAATAACAATATCTATTCCTTTAGATTTCATTAAACTAACCGGAAAATTATTTGCAATTCCTCCATCAACCAATAATTTATTATCTAAAACAACCGGATTTAATAACGTTGGGAAAGAGCCACTTGCTCTTAAAGCCAATGGTAAAGAACCTTTTTCTAATAACACAAGAGCCCCGGTTTCAACATTTGTTGCAATACAAAAAAAAGGTGTTGGAAGCTTGCTAAAATCGTCAATCCCTTCTATAGGCTCTAACAATTCTAATAAAAAATTTAAAATATTCTGACCTTTAGAAACTGCCTTTGGCAAAGCAATAGTGCCATTTATAACTGGAAGTGTAATTGCTGTTTTCTCACCAAATTCTTTTTCGAAAAATGTTTCTGAATTTCTTGGCAACTCATCCCTTAACATGGAGATAAAGTCTGTCTCTAAGGCTATCTTCTCTATTTGTTCTCCTGAATATCCTGCAGCATACAACCCTCCAATAATTGCACCCATACTGGTGCCTCCAATATAATCAATATGAACGCCTGCCTTGTCAATCTCCTTTAAAACGCCTATATGTGCAAAGCCCTTTGCGCCTCCTCCGCTTAAAACTAAACCCACTTTTGGTTGTTTTTCTTGACTATAGCAAACTGCTGAAATCAATAAAAAAAAGATCACTAAAAATTTTTTCATTTTTTTAAAGGATGGAAATATTCATATACCTTTATCGCCCTTACGTTTCCTATTACTTCTATCAACTCTTCTTTCGAAGCTTCTTTAACACGTTTCGCCGACTTAAATTTACGCAATAAAGTTGTAATAGTTTGGGTACCTATATCAGGGATTTGCTCTAACTCAGATTTTATGGCACTTTTACTACGTTTATTTCTATGAAAAGTAATACCAAATCTATGTGCTTCGTTTCTTAAATACTGTGTAATTTTTAACGTTTCAGATTTTTTATCCAGATATAAAGGAATAGGATCATCAGGGTAATAAATTTCTTCCAACCGTTTTGCAATTCCAATAATAGCAATTTTTCCTCGCAAACCTAAAATATCTAGACTTTTTAAGCCCGATGATAACTGTCCTTTTCCTCCATCAACAATAATTAATTGAGGTAATGATGCTCCTTCAGCTAATAAGCGTTTGTATCTTCTATACACCACTTCTTCCATAGATGCAAAATCATCTGGCCCCTCTACTGTTTTTATATTGTAATGTCTGTATTCCTTTTTACTAGGTTTTCCATCTCTAAAAACAACACAAGCAGCCACAGGATGTGTGCCTTGAATATTCGAATTATCAAAACATTCTATATGCCTTGGATCTTCAGAAAGGCGTAAATCTTTTTTCATCTGCGCCATTATTCTTTTCACATGTCTGTCTGGATCAACAATTTTTATTTGTTTAAATTGCTCCTGTCTATAATATTTAGCATTTCGCTCAGAAAGTTCTACAATGCGTTTTTTATCACCTAATTTAGGAATAGTTACTTTTACACTTTCACCCAAATTAACTTTAAAGGGTACATAAATTTCTGGCGCCTGCGAGTTGAATCGTTGCCTTATTTCTACAATAAACAGTTCCAATAATTCTGTATCTGTTTCATCTAATTTTTTCTTGATTTCTGTTGTGTGTGATTGAATAATTGATCCATTTGAAATCTTTAGAAAATTTGCATAACCATGAGTATCATCAGAAATAATAGAAAACACATCAACATTATTTATTGATGGATTTATAATGGTGCTTTTTGACTGATAGTTACTTAATAAATTCAGTTTTTCCTTAATTTTCTGGGCTTCTTCAAACTCCATTTTCTCAGCAAAACTGATCATCATTTCTTGAAATTTTTCTAAACTTTCTTTAAAATTTCCTTTGATGATGTTCCTTATTTCTTTGATAGAATCATTATAATTTGCCTCGGTTTCTAGCGCCTCACAAGCACCTTTACAATTTTTTAAATGATATTCTAAACAAACTTTGTATTTACCCTCATTAATACTTTTGTGGCTTAAATCATAATTACAAGTCCTCAGTGAATACAACTCTTTTATCAAATCTAACAGCACTCTTACGGTTCTTACAGAAGTATAAGGACCAAAATATTCTGAACCATCTTTGATAACTCTTCTGGTTGCAAAAATCCTTGGAAAACGTTCTTTTTTGATACAAATCCAAGGGTAACTTTTATCGTCTTTTAAGAGAACATTGTAACGTGGTTTGTATTTTTTAATTAAATTATTTTCAAGTAAAAGTGCATCTGTTTCCGTATTTACAACAATATGTTTTATACCTACAATCTTTTTTACTAAAACTCTAGTTTTACCATTTTCATGGTTTTTATTGAAGTAAGAAGCAACTCTTTTTTTTAGGTTTTTAGCTTTACCAACATAAATAATTATATCATCTTTATCAAAATACTGATAAACTCCAGGTTCATTTGGTAAGGTTTTAACTTGAAGCTCTAAAGATACAGACATGCTCAAAAATAATGCTTTTAAAGAGATAAACTAGTCAATTCGCTAATTGAATTCAGCTAAAAAAAAGGAAGTTTGTATGTCTACCACTTGCCATCCATAAATAGTCGATAATTGATGAATTTTAGAAATCTCTTCGAGAAAACGAACTTTTGCTTATTTCTTTTAATGCTAAAATTTAGCAATGAAAAAACCAACTAAAAAACTAAAATACACCTTGAAATGCGTATTTAAAAAGAGGTTTATATTATACAATAGATTTAACTCAAGCTATTGAAAAATACTACAACCTTGTAAAGAATTTAAATAAATTCTAATTTTATTTCTTATGCTCCTCTGTAAATTCTTTCACATCCTTTTCTTCTTTTGGAAAAGCGTGTTTGCTAAAAATAAAAAGTAAAGCAACACCAATGGTTATATAAGAATCAGCTGGATTAAAAATATACTGAAAAAAAGTAAATAGATCTCCTCCTACAAAAGGAATCCAATCTGGCAGATTTCCTGTCCAAATAGGAAAATAGAACATATCTACTACTTTTCCATAGAAAAGATTTCCATAAGGTTCATCAGCAAAAAGAGTTGCTACTTTATAGTCAGAATCGTCAAAAATAACTCCGTAAAAAACAGAATCTATAATGTTACCGACTGCACCAGAAAAAATAAGTGAAATACCAACAATAACGGCATTATGAACCTTTCGTTTTATATTACCCATTAGCCAGAATATAATTGCAGAAACTGCAACTAATCTAAATAGGGTTAAAAAAAGTTTTCCAGTTTTTCCACCAAATTCAAAACCCATTGCCATTCCATTATTTTCTACAAAATGAATTTTAAACCAATCAAAAATTAAAACTTCTTCTCCCAAAATAAAGTTTGTTTTTATATAGATTTTTAGTACTTGATCTAAAATTATTGTAAATAATACAGTAAGAATTGCCAGGTTCTTTTTGGACATTTTTTTTGAATTTGTGTTCACAAAAATAACAATATTATTGTGTTTATTTAGTAGTTAAGAAAATATTAGCTTTTATTGTTGTTATAGAAAATTCTTTTTGATTTTTTTCTAATTTCTTTTGATAGGTTTTTTCATGAAAGCGCTCATCAATTTTTATTTTACCAACCTTAGAAATAATATTAATATTTGAATTTTCAAGAACCCCATAGATACTTCCTTCATACAATTTTATTGATGTATTTGCTTTAACCTGATTTAGTTTTACAATTCCTTTTTCAATAAAAATGGATAAATCCCCTAAATAATCTCTCGATTCTATGTTAATACTCTCTCCAAAAATAGTTACCCTTTTCCCTTTCGGAATTTTTACAATTACAGAAGCTCTGTGCAATCTTTCAGTAATAAATTTTCTAAAAACAGTTTCTTCTTTTTGTATTTTATGCATTTTAAATTCAACTTGTAAAAAATCATTCTTAACGTCGAAAAGAATATGCTGTTCATGAGGATTTTCTGCAAACAAGGTGATTTCTATAAAACCTGAAGTTGAGTTTTCTAATACAAAATCGTCTAAACCAATTGTTGAAATTTCTATTTCACTAAATTCGGTTTCAATTTTTTTTATGACTTTTTTTTGCGATAAAATCGCAGATGAAAATACTAAAAATAAAATGATCAAATTATTTTTCATTGAACAAAAAAAGCTTCTTTACAGAAGCTTTTAGAATATTATAATATCATAAAACTATTATTGTTTACGTTTCGCCTCTATACTTAATGTAGCATGAGGCACTAATCTTAAACGTTCTTTTTGAATTAACTTACCTGTAACTCTACAAACACCATAAGTACCGTTTTCAATTCGTAACAATGCGTTATTTAAGTCTCTAATAAACTTTTCTTGTCTAATTGCTAACTGCACATTTGCTTCTTTGTTCATTACTTCAGAGCCTTCGTCAAAAGATTTAAACGATGGAGACGTATCGTCTGTTCCATTGTCTGCATCATTCTTATATGCTGCTTTTAACAAATCCAAATCTTCTTGTGATCTTGCTATCTTTTTCTGAATTATTACCTTAAACTCTTCCAAGTCTTCTTGCGAATATTTTAGTTTCACGTCTGACATAAACTTTACATTTTTTCGATTAATATTTTACTTTTAATGGTATCAAATTCAATTTCTGTACCGTTATTTAATTCATCCACAAAAACCAATTCTTTAGTTAATGTTTCACTCATTATATACGCTTTATTTTCTGTGATAGATTTTTGAAGGTTTTCAAAATTTAGCACAGTTAATTTAATTGTATCCGTTACTTCTAAACCTGAGTCTTTACGTGCATTCTGGATTCTATTTACTAATTCTCTAGCAATACCTTCTTTACGCAAACCTTCCGTTATCGTTACATCTAAAGCGACTGTTAACAAACCTTCATTTGCAACTAACCAACCTTCTATGTCTTTAGATGATATCTCTACATCTGAGAGTTCTAAAATAATATTTTTTCCATTAATATCAAGAATAATATTTTTATCTTTTTCAATTTTGTTAATATCTTCTTGACTGAATTTTTGAACTTCGACGGCTATTAAACGCATATCTTTTCCAAACTTTGGTCCTAATGTTTTAAAATTCGGTTTAATTTGTTTGATTAAAATATCTGAAGCATCGTCTAAAATCTGAATTTCTTTAATATTTACTTCATGCTTAATTAAGTCTGCAACTGCTAAAATTTCTTCCTTTTGTTGAGGGTTATCAACAGGTATCATGATTTTTTGCAATGGCTGACGCACTTTAATTTTCTCTTTAGCTCTTAACGATAATACTAATGAAGATATTGTTTGTGCATTACCCATTTTACGCTGCAAAGAGGCATCAATAAAGCTAGCATCCGAAACTGGAAAATCTGATAAATGAATACTTTCTGATATTTCTTTACCCGAAACAGAATTTAAATCTTGATACAATTTATCCATAAAAAACGGTGCAATTGGCGCACCTAATTTCGCAATTGTATTCATACAAGTATACAATGTTTGATATGCAGAAATTTTATCCGTTTGATAATCTCCTTTCCAAAAACGCCTTCTACTTAAACGTACATACCAATTAC
Proteins encoded:
- a CDS encoding patatin-like phospholipase family protein, encoding MKKFLVIFFLLISAVCYSQEKQPKVGLVLSGGGAKGFAHIGVLKEIDKAGVHIDYIGGTSMGAIIGGLYAAGYSGEQIEKIALETDFISMLRDELPRNSETFFEKEFGEKTAITLPVINGTIALPKAVSKGQNILNFLLELLEPIEGIDDFSKLPTPFFCIATNVETGALVLLEKGSLPLALRASGSFPTLLNPVVLDNKLLVDGGIANNFPVSLMKSKGIDIVIGVDVEGKLYQKEELNSVISIMSQISSYKMYDVTKREKERLDVYIHPKVSKYKVVDFDKKVEILQYGIEEAAKFTTVFKAIGVKQKQKKKRKKIELVNKKHFVSEIDVKGFKNYTRAFVLGKLKIRAGDSVSRKEITKRIYLLSATKNYDRIRYNFIKKEDNSYKLNFFLIESKENANLKLGIHYDALYKSGILANYSQKHLLVNNDLFSLDLILGDNLRYNLNYFVDNGFYLSYGIRSRYNHFRANSKFNSIVSAVPNVGNINLEYKDNTNQFFVQTTFDRKFALGFGLEHKHIKATTETYTSNNEATIFDNSNYFNAFGYLKLDTYDDKIFPTKGYHADLNAKWYGASSGSNEEFTPFLQGKGTLGFATSFGDKLTFQVTNEAGFTLNKTPSDVFDFYLGGYNKNYINTFISFYGYDFAELSETSFFKSELSFKYALSDNNYVTFIANYGRLDSNVFKNMDDFTDIKSGYAFGYSYNSLIGPVEIKYSWSPDTNKNYLLFNLGFWF
- the uvrC gene encoding excinuclease ABC subunit UvrC; its protein translation is MSVSLELQVKTLPNEPGVYQYFDKDDIIIYVGKAKNLKKRVASYFNKNHENGKTRVLVKKIVGIKHIVVNTETDALLLENNLIKKYKPRYNVLLKDDKSYPWICIKKERFPRIFATRRVIKDGSEYFGPYTSVRTVRVLLDLIKELYSLRTCNYDLSHKSINEGKYKVCLEYHLKNCKGACEALETEANYNDSIKEIRNIIKGNFKESLEKFQEMMISFAEKMEFEEAQKIKEKLNLLSNYQSKSTIINPSINNVDVFSIISDDTHGYANFLKISNGSIIQSHTTEIKKKLDETDTELLELFIVEIRQRFNSQAPEIYVPFKVNLGESVKVTIPKLGDKKRIVELSERNAKYYRQEQFKQIKIVDPDRHVKRIMAQMKKDLRLSEDPRHIECFDNSNIQGTHPVAACVVFRDGKPSKKEYRHYNIKTVEGPDDFASMEEVVYRRYKRLLAEGASLPQLIIVDGGKGQLSSGLKSLDILGLRGKIAIIGIAKRLEEIYYPDDPIPLYLDKKSETLKITQYLRNEAHRFGITFHRNKRSKSAIKSELEQIPDIGTQTITTLLRKFKSAKRVKEASKEELIEVIGNVRAIKVYEYFHPLKK
- a CDS encoding lipoprotein signal peptidase; this translates as MSKKNLAILTVLFTIILDQVLKIYIKTNFILGEEVLIFDWFKIHFVENNGMAMGFEFGGKTGKLFLTLFRLVAVSAIIFWLMGNIKRKVHNAVIVGISLIFSGAVGNIIDSVFYGVIFDDSDYKVATLFADEPYGNLFYGKVVDMFYFPIWTGNLPDWIPFVGGDLFTFFQYIFNPADSYITIGVALLFIFSKHAFPKEEKDVKEFTEEHKK
- a CDS encoding TraR/DksA C4-type zinc finger protein; translated protein: MSDVKLKYSQEDLEEFKVIIQKKIARSQEDLDLLKAAYKNDADNGTDDTSPSFKSFDEGSEVMNKEANVQLAIRQEKFIRDLNNALLRIENGTYGVCRVTGKLIQKERLRLVPHATLSIEAKRKQ